A genome region from Indicator indicator isolate 239-I01 chromosome 24, UM_Iind_1.1, whole genome shotgun sequence includes the following:
- the PSMF1 gene encoding proteasome inhibitor PI31 subunit, giving the protein MAGLEPLYAWARPAVSRPQDALVCGVHWELIRHGYRCLGAGDQPGPNEKESELLPAGWEANKEVYTLRYKSVHDAHELLLKAITVEDSMILNVMDRSSQKVADVTLTVADYINPEHLDDFHKLYRNMEELRTRITSGIIAPLGAPSEKANKEPEAEKKDPDLLQDADPLRLPPRQPAGPRAPTWPSPLSPFAVGGEDLDPFGGRSGGMMVDPLRSGFPRPGTDPSSGIPGRLPPGAVPPGARFDPFGPLGAGRSRPDPDHLPPPGYDDMFM; this is encoded by the exons ATGGCGGGGCTGGAGCCGCTGTACGCCTGGGCACGGCCGGCCGTGTCCCGCCCGCAGGACGCTTTGGTCTGCGGCGTTCACTGGGAGCTGATCCGGCATGGCTACCGCTGCCTCGGCGCTGGCGATCAG CCAGGTCCTAATGAAAAGGagtcagagctgctgcctgctggctgggAAGCCAACAAGGAAGTGTATACACTGCGCTACAAGTCTGTGCATGATGcccatgagctgctgctgaaggccaTCACTGTGGAAGACAGCATGATCCTCAACGTCATg GACCGCAGTTCTCAGAAGGTGGCAGATGTGACTTTGACAGTGGCTGACTACATCAACCCAGAGCACCTGGATGATTTCCACAA GCTGTACAGGAACATGGAGGAGCTGAGGACAAGGATCACTTCAGGCATCATTGCTCCACTTGGGGCCCCCTcagagaaggccaacaaggAGCCAGAGGCTGAGAAGAAGGATCCTGACTTGCTCCAGGATGCCGACCCCCTCCGGCTCCCTCCGCGGCAGCCAGCGGGCCCGAGAGCACCAACCTG GCCTTCTCCCTTGAGCCCCTTTGCTGTTGGTGGGGAAGACTTGGACCCATTTGG AGGCAGAAGTGGGGGAATGATGGTGGATCCTCTCCGGTCTGGCTTCCCACGGCCTGGCACTGACCCATCCTCAGGCATCCCAGGCCGGCTGCCCCCGGGAGCTGTTCCACCAGGTGCCAGGTTTGACCCCTTCGGCCCATTGGGAGCTGGTAGATCCAG GCCAGATCCTGACCACCTCCCCCCTCCGGGCTATGATGACATGTTCATGTGA